In Nitrospira sp., a genomic segment contains:
- a CDS encoding carbon monoxide dehydrogenase beta subunit family protein translates to MSDYRVLPGPEHFLPPAAASMGIRLPNPGEAHINGVITSEENAYEEAARQFLMAKVPTIFPGPLVLWAWNEKAAKKATAIRHLFNTLKECVQPNQKPMLIPMPDYRPKYPKINPEIEINPNHPNLTIWHNKIDCCVFIGVHCHQANLSLKIIRGGTSCYTIAMCAQAGHEDAMLSFRDASVDKIMRLADTIKRLKGTVQPKLTPVKNAVSD, encoded by the coding sequence ATGAGTGATTATCGTGTGCTTCCAGGACCAGAACACTTCCTCCCCCCAGCTGCCGCAAGCATGGGAATTCGATTACCGAATCCAGGCGAAGCCCATATCAATGGCGTGATTACCTCGGAAGAAAATGCCTATGAAGAAGCAGCGCGTCAGTTCTTAATGGCAAAAGTACCGACGATCTTCCCCGGGCCCTTGGTGCTTTGGGCATGGAACGAAAAGGCCGCAAAGAAAGCGACGGCCATTCGGCATCTTTTTAACACGCTGAAGGAATGCGTTCAGCCAAACCAAAAGCCGATGTTGATTCCAATGCCGGACTACCGTCCCAAGTATCCAAAGATCAACCCCGAAATCGAGATCAACCCGAATCATCCAAATTTGACGATCTGGCACAACAAGATCGACTGCTGCGTATTTATCGGCGTCCATTGTCATCAAGCCAATCTATCGCTGAAGATTATTCGTGGAGGGACATCCTGCTATACTATCGCCATGTGCGCGCAGGCCGGCCATGAAGATGCTATGCTTTCATTCCGCGATGCATCGGTCGACAAGATCATGCGATTGGCCGACACCATAAAGCGCTTGAAAGGGACCGTCCAACCAAAACTGACGCCGGTGAAGAACGCCGTCTCAGATTGA